A window of Zingiber officinale cultivar Zhangliang chromosome 5A, Zo_v1.1, whole genome shotgun sequence contains these coding sequences:
- the LOC121981167 gene encoding uncharacterized protein At1g01500-like, with protein sequence MGNHDPAYVDELSDAGQKFIPPHVCHPKTSPWFDLRVFYIRVSNCSIEKTPPAYLTLNHIPLSPDTILKVNGRRSSIYADQVSSSLRRDRIDKSSEEATFVSTESISMTGSVRFEVYDKDLLLLTGVLELRNSNGFARETKKHSNKWSMNCQTAKSANTSFLKSMNNLKADLNIPTVEVYVAGWFSGSPIILAKSLQLGVLKKNRRMFPLGSIPEDETTEVKKEEPREDALQTSEHPPFKEESDSENEYCDIYTRHEYSETEDELSWFNAGVRVGVGIGLGICIGTGIGVGLLVRMYQATNRNFKRRII encoded by the exons ATGGGCAATCATGATCCTGCTTATGTGGATGAGCTATCTGACGCAGGACAAAAGTTCATTCCACCTCATGTCTGCCATCCAAAAACATCACCTTGGTTTGATCTGAGGGTATTTTATATCAGAGTGAGCAATTGCTCAATTGAGAAAACCCCTCCTGCTTATCTTACACTTAATCACATTCCACTTTCTCCTGATACCATCCTCAAAGTGAATGGTAGGAGAAGCAGCATATATGCTGATCAAGTTTCATCATCACTTCGAAGGGATAGGATTGATAAGTCATCTGAAGAAGCTACATTTGTTAGTACGGAGAGTATTAGCATGACTGGAAGTGTGAGATTTGAGGTCTATGATAAAGATCTTCTTTTGCTTACTGGTGTCCTAGAACTTCGTAACTCTAATGGGTTCGCAAGGGAAACAAAGAAACATTCAAACAAATGGAGCATGAATTGTCAAACTGCAAAATCAGCCAATACAAGTTTCCTGAAGAGTATGAATAATCTTAAAGCAGACTTGAACATTCCTACAGTTGAAGTATATGTTGCTGGCTGGTTCTCTGGTTCTCCCATTATTTTGGCAAAGAGTCTTCAGCTTGGTGTTCTCAAGAAGAATCGTAGAATGTTTCCATTAGGCTCCATTCCGGAGGATGAGACAACAGAAGTAAAGAAAGAAGAACCACGTGAGGATGCTTTGCAG ACATCCGAGCATCCTCCTTTCAAAGAAGAGAGTGACTCCGAAAATGAATATTGTGACATCTACACAAGACATGAATATTCAGAAACAGAAGATGAACTTTCATGGTTCAATGCCGGAGTGAGAGTCGGTGTGGGGATTGGCCTTGGCATTTGCATTGGCACTGGAATAGGTGTAGGTCTGCTGGTCCGCATGTACCAAGCCACCAACCGGAATTTCAAGAGGCGAATCATCTGA
- the LOC121981169 gene encoding protein DETOXIFICATION 48-like: protein MCNTSPSSFSSSKKSHLFVTANKLMEDPSSPGDLQRWPTPPEVVEEIRAIGRISVPSALTGLIIYSRAMISMLFLGYLGELELAGGSLSIGLANITGYSVLAGLAMGMDPICGQAFGAKQRKLLGLTLQRTVLLLLSTSVPIAFFWLNMKRILLRCGQDEEIASAAQVFVVFAIPDLFLLSFLHPIRVYLRSQSITLPVTYCSFASVALHVPLNYLLVVRWKMGIAGVALAMVWTNFNLLLCLILFILVSGVYRDSWVSPSVDCLRGWSELLKLAVPTCVSVCLEWWWYELMIMMCGLLANPRATVAAMGILIQTTSLVYVFPSALSFGVSTRVGNQLGANRPERARNATAVGLAAAALLGLASMAFTTSVRHRWGRLFTDDPDILELTAVALPIAGLCELGNCPQTTGCGALRGSGRPGTGANINLGSFYLVGTPVAVLMGFMADVGFPGLWLGLLAAQASCAALMGYVIFKTDWEVEAERARALTKAAAPPDSNTTISSLPTTNPASSPDDIKQQSKAATLEEVVCVKGTAETDPLIDRVE from the exons ATGTGCAATACTTCTCCTTCGTCTTTCTCCTCCTCCAAGAAGTCCCACCTCTTTGTCACTGCCAATAAACTCATGGAGGATCCATCATCTCCTGGAGATCTCCAAAGATGGCCTACTCCTCCTGAA GTGGTGGAGGAAATTCGAGCTATAGGGAGGATTTCCGTACCTTCGGCCTTGACGGGCCTCATAATCTACTCTCGTGCCATGATCTCGATGCTGTTCCTGGGTTACCTCGGGGAGTTGGAGCTCGCCGGCGGCTCTCTCTCGATTGGGTTGGCCAACATCACCGGATACTCGGTGCTAGCGGGGCTGGCCATGGGCATGGATCCTATCTGCGGGCAGGCTTTCGGCGCCAAGCAGCGGAAGCTGCTGGGACTGACCCTGCAGCGCACTGTTCTGCTCCTCCTCTCCACCTCCGTCCCCATCGCCTTCTTCTGGCTCAACATGAAGCGCATCCTGCTGCGCTGCGGCCAGGACGAGGAGATCGCCTCGGCGGCGCAGGTTTTCGTCGTCTTCGCCATTCCTGATCTGTTCCTCCTGTCGTTCCTCCACCCCATCCGCGTCTACCTCCGATCGCAGAGCATTACTCTTCCGGTCACCTATTGCTCCTTCGCCTCCGTGGCGCTCCACGTGCCGCTGAACTATTTGCTAGTGGTGCGATGGAAGATGGGCATCGCCGGCGTGGCGCTGGCGATGGTGTGGACCAATTTTAATCTGCTGCTCTGCTTAATTCTGTTTATACTCGTCTCCGGCGTATACAGGGATTCGTGGGTCAGTCCCAGCGTTGATTGTTTGAGGGGTTGGTCGGAGCTGTTGAAGCTGGCCGTGCCCACCTGCGTCTCCGTCTGCCTCGAGTGGTGGTGGTACGAGCTGATGATCATGATGTGCGGCCTGCTAGCGAACCCCCGCGCCACCGTGGCCGCCATGGGGATACTCATCCAGACCACCTCGCTGGTCTACGTCTTCCCCTCGGCGCTGAGCTTCGGCGTGTCCACCCGGGTGGGGAACCAGCTGGGCGCCAACCGCCCTGAGAGGGCGCGCAACGCCACCGCCGTCGGGCTGGCCGCCGCCGCCCTGCTCGGCCTCGCCTCCATGGCCTTCACCACCTCGGTGCGACACCGGTGGGGGCGGCTGTTCACCGACGACCCGGACATCCTGGAGCTCACCGCCGTGGCGCTGCCCATCGCGGGGCTCTGTGAGCTCGGAAACTGCCCGCAGACGACCGGCTGCGGAGCGTTGCGCGGGAGTGGCCGCCCGGGCACCGGCGCCAACATCAACCTGGGCTCGTTCTACCTGGTGGGCACGCCGGTGGCCGTGTTGATGGGCTTCATGGCCGACGTGGGTTTCCCCGGACTCTGGCTGGGGCTGCTGGCGGCGCAGGCCTCTTGCGCCGCCCTCATGGGCTACGTCATCTTCAAGACGGACTGGGAGGTGGAGGCAGAGAGAGCCCGAGCCCTGACGAAAGCTGCTGCTCCTCCCGATTCCAACACCACCATCTCGTCTCTCCCCACCACAAATCCTGCTTCCTCCCCCGACGACATCAAGCAACAGAGCAAAGCAGCAACATTGGAGGAAGTCGTTTGCGTCAAAGGCACTGCAGAAACAGATCCACTCATTGATCGAGTGGAGTGA
- the LOC121981170 gene encoding NHP2-like protein 1: protein MSIEAVNPKAYPLADAQLTITILDLIQQAANYKQLKKGANEATKTLNRGISEFVVMAADTEPLEILLHLPLLAEDKNVPYVFVPSKQALGRACGVTRPVIACSVTSNEGSQLKSQIQQLKDAIEKLLI, encoded by the exons ATG AGCATCGAGGCAGTGAATCCGAAGGCATACCCCTTGGCCGACGCGCAGTTAACCATCACCATCCTCGATCTCATCCAACAGGCCGCCAACTACAAGCAACTTAAGAAAGGAGCAAATGAAG CCACTAAGACGTTGAACAGGGGGATATCAGAGTTTGTGGTGATGGCAGCAGACACAGAGCCACTCGAGATCCTCCTCCATCTCCCTTTGCTTGCGGAGGATAAG AATGTGCCATATGTCTTTGTTCCTTCCAAACAAGCTCTTGGGCGAGCTTGTGGAGTTACACGACCTGTGATTGCTTGTTCTGTGACTAGCAATGAAGGTAGCCAGTTGAAGTCCCAAATCCAACAGCTCAAG GATGCAATTGAAAAGCTTCTTATCTAG
- the LOC121981166 gene encoding cytochrome P450 78A5-like, which translates to MTTSLEMDAASLFLFLHRAALSPIIGFALIAFAVLFFFPGGLSWALSKPHGRSSIPGPPGVAVSAFSGPSAHRELLTLSRSFKATDLMAFSVGFTRFVVSSHPNTAKEILYSSAFADRPVKESAYELLFHRAMGFAPFGDYWRNLRRISSAYLFSPRRIASLGEQRRAIGNKMVSDVRALMKNHGEAEMRRVLHFASLNNVMMSVFGKSYDDLGDGEASELEWLVKEGYALLGAFNWSDHFPFLRWLDLQGVRRRCRRLVKRVNVFVGRLIEQHRDKKTNGKEMDDAGDFVDVLLGLEAEEKLADADMVAVLWEMIFRGTDTVAILLEWALARMVLHPDIQSKARQEIDSVVGSRPVSDADVGSLPYLQFIIKESLRMHPPGPLLSWARLATRDVHVGSHLVPAGTTAMVNMWAIAHDESLWPDPHEFRPERFAEEDVSVLGSDLRLAPFGAGRRVCPGKAMGLASAHLWLALLLQNFDFFPAPRGVDLSECLKMSLEMQKPLTCMAVSRT; encoded by the exons ATGACGACGAGCCTGGAAATGGACGCCGCCtcgctcttcctcttcctccaccGAGCCGCCCTCTCCCCCATCATCGGCTTCGCTCTCATTGCCTTTGccgtcctcttcttcttccccggCGGTCTCTCCTGGGCCCTCAGCAAACCCCACGGCCGCTCCTCCATCCCAGGCCCGCCTGGCGTCGCCGTCTCCGCCTTCTCCGGCCCATCCGCGCACCGAGAGCTCCTAACTCTCTCACGCTCCTTCAAAGCCACCGACTTGATGGCCTTCTCTGTCGGCTTCACTCGCTTCGTCGTGTCGAGCCACCCCAACACGGCGAAGGAAATTCTCTACAGCTCCGCCTTCGCCGACCGCCCCGTCAAGGAGTCCGCCTACGAGCTTCTCTTCCACCGCGCTATGGGCTTCGCCCCCTTCGGCGACTACTGGCGTAATCTTCGCCGGATTTCCTCCGCCTACCTATTCAGCCCTCGCCGCATCGCCTCGCTCGGCGAGCAGAGAAGAGCAATCGGGAACAAAATGGTCTCGGACGTCCGCGCCCTCATGAAAAACCACGGTGAGGCGGAGATGAGACGAGTCCTGCATTTTGCGTCGCTGAACAACGTGATGATGAGTGTGTTCGGCAAGAGCTACGACGACTTGGGCGACGGCGAGGCGTCGGAGCTGGAGTGGCTGGTCAAGGAGGGCTACGCGCTCCTCGGCGCCTTCAATTGGTCCGACCACTTCCCTTTTCTGCGCTGGCTCGACTTGCAAGGCGTGAGGAGACGATGCCGGCGTCTAGTGAAGAGGGTGAACGTCTTCGTGGGTCGCCTCATCGAGCAGCACAGAGACAAGAAGACCAATGGCAAAGAGATGGATGATGCAGGAGACTTTGTCGACGTTCTGCTCGGTTTAGAAGCAGAGGAGAAGCTTGCTGACGCCGACATGGTCGCTGTTCTCTGG GAAATGATCTTCCGGGGGACGGACACAGTCGCCATCCTCTTGGAATGGGCACTGGCCAGAATGGTACTGCATCCTGACATCCAATCCAAGGCGCGTCAAGAAATCGACTCTGTCGTCGGATCTCGCCCCGTCTCCGACGCCGACGTCGGCAGCCTCCCTTACCTTCAATTCATCATAAAAGAATCCCTCCGAATGCACCCGCCAGGTCCCCTGCTTTCGTGGGCTCGCCTCGCCACCCGCGACGTCCACGTCGGCTCCCACCTCGTCCCCGCCGGCACCACCGCAATGGTGAACATGTGGGCGATCGCCCACGACGAGTCGCTCTGGCCAGACCCTCACGAGTTCCGGCCGGAGCGGTTCGCGGAGGAGGACGTCAGCGTGCTGGGCTCCGACCTCCGGCTGGCGCCGTTCGGCGCCGGCCGGAGGGTGTGCCCGGGCAAGGCCATGGGCTTAGCCTCCGCCCACCTCTGGCTCGCGCTGCTCCTTCAAAATTTCGACTTCTTCCCCGCTCCCCGCGGCGTCGACCTCTCGGAATGCCTGAAGATGTCACTGGAGATGCAGAAGCCATTAACCTGCATGGCTGTTTCAAGGACCTga